One stretch of Streptomyces agglomeratus DNA includes these proteins:
- a CDS encoding 2-aminoethylphosphonate ABC transporter substrate-binding protein has product MASNTGTRTTGTRTTRTRHLIRPVTAATGSLALAATLSACGGPSTASDAKTVTVYSADGLKGENGDGWYDQVFEDFEKKTGIKVKYVEGGSGEMVQRAVREKSNTQADVIVTLPPFIQQADQKGLLTAYEPQGADKVAAAGKSADGKWTSVVNNYFGFIRNTKELKGAEAPTTWEDLLDSAYKDKLQYSTPGVAGDGTAVVIKAMHDFGGKEPAMAYLKKLQANNVGPSSSTSKLAPKVDKGEILVANGDVQMNFAQSKSMPNLGIWFPAKEGGRPTTFALPYAAGLVSDAPHTENGRKLLDFMLTEGAQQQVSEIGGGFPARTDIRATGPGATELAGIIKGVEIFEPDWKDIEAHLDDYIDAWKSATGS; this is encoded by the coding sequence ATGGCCAGCAACACCGGAACCCGTACCACCGGAACCCGTACCACCAGAACCCGCCACCTCATCAGGCCGGTCACCGCCGCCACCGGCAGCCTCGCCCTCGCCGCCACCCTCTCCGCCTGCGGCGGCCCGTCCACCGCGTCCGACGCGAAGACCGTCACCGTCTACAGCGCCGACGGCCTCAAGGGCGAGAACGGTGACGGCTGGTACGACCAGGTCTTCGAGGACTTCGAGAAGAAGACCGGCATCAAGGTCAAGTACGTCGAGGGCGGCTCCGGCGAGATGGTGCAGCGCGCCGTCCGCGAGAAGTCCAATACGCAGGCCGACGTCATCGTCACCCTCCCGCCCTTCATCCAGCAGGCCGACCAGAAAGGGCTGCTGACGGCGTACGAGCCGCAGGGCGCCGACAAGGTCGCCGCCGCAGGCAAATCGGCCGACGGCAAGTGGACCTCCGTCGTCAACAACTACTTCGGGTTCATCCGGAACACCAAGGAGCTCAAGGGGGCCGAAGCGCCCACCACCTGGGAGGACCTGCTCGACTCCGCCTACAAGGACAAGCTCCAGTACTCCACGCCCGGCGTGGCGGGCGACGGTACCGCCGTCGTGATCAAGGCCATGCACGACTTCGGCGGCAAGGAGCCGGCGATGGCGTACCTGAAGAAGCTCCAGGCCAACAACGTCGGACCGTCCTCCTCCACCTCCAAGCTCGCGCCGAAGGTCGACAAGGGGGAGATCCTGGTCGCGAACGGCGACGTACAGATGAACTTCGCGCAGTCCAAGTCCATGCCGAACCTGGGCATCTGGTTCCCGGCGAAGGAAGGCGGCAGGCCCACCACCTTCGCCCTCCCGTACGCCGCCGGACTCGTCAGCGACGCCCCGCACACCGAGAACGGCAGGAAGCTCCTCGACTTCATGCTCACCGAGGGCGCGCAGCAGCAGGTCAGCGAGATCGGCGGCGGCTTCCCGGCCCGTACGGACATCAGGGCGACCGGGCCGGGCGCCACCGAACTGGCCGGGATCATCAAGGGAGTCGAGATCTTCGAGCCGGACTGGAAGGACATCGAAGCCCATCTCGACGACTACATCGACGCCTGGAAGTCGGCCACCGGAAGCTGA